GAAATTTAATACCATGTATGTGTTGCATGGAATAGGCGGTGACGAGAGAGAATGGTTAGAGTCATCAAATCCAGACAATATTCTTGATAACTTAAATGCTTCAGGACAACTTATGAACATGATAGTAATATTCCCAAATTGCCGTGCCAGAGCTGATGACTCCCGACCAAAAACATACGAAAGCGTATTTAGTGAAGATAATATAAATGCATTTTACAATTTTCACCACGATTTGATTAACTATTTGATCCCAGCCATTGAAAAAAACTTTTCGGTATATAAAGACAGAGAACATAGGGCAATTGTTGGATTTTCAATGGGCGGTGGTCAAGCTCTTACTATTGGTTTAGACTACTTCAGCAACTACTTCGCATATGTAGGTGCAATAGCTCCTGCATATTCACCAAAATTGGTTAAAGATGTTAGCTATTATAATTCAAAGTTAAAGCTTTTATACATTACATGTGGAACAAACGACTTTTTGTACAGCCGAGTTGAAGCATTGCATCAAGAACTTTCATCAAAAGGTATAAATCATTTCTGGATTCCAGTTGAAGGAGCAGCACATGACTCTTCAATCACTAAGTTTGGATTATATAACTTTGTTCGACTTGTATTTAAATACTAAAATATGACAATATTTTTAAGTAAACGGGACTGCCCAAAAGGGTATATCATACTTTTTGGTTTAAAACAACACATAATTTAGTCCAGTGCCAATTATATGTTGTTGAAATGAAATTTTTTTTGCTTCCAGGACAGTCCCGTTATCTTTTTTAAATTTTACCAAAGTTCAACTTGATTTTTTATAAAAATCGGTATTGTGTTTAAAGGAGCTTGGCAAATAATTTCTTTTCCACCTTCATATACTTTTCCTGTTCCCCACTCTCTCCAGAGAACTCCTTCAGGCAGATAAACACTCCTTTCTCTCATACCTTCATACAATACAGGAGCTACTAATATATCAGGTCCAAACATAAATTCATCTTCTATTTCCCATGATCTTGTATCAAAGGGGAAATCATAAAATAATGGTCGCATAATCGGTGTTCCTTTTTCATGTGCAAGTAACATCTGCCTTTTTATATATGGCTTAAGCTTTTCACGAATATAAAGATACTTTTTAAAAATCTCATAAGCTTCCTCACCATAGCTCCATACTTCATTTGGTCCACCAGTGCCCATTTTCCCCCCACCTTTATTACTTGTTGGTGGAGTATAAGGTTTTCTATCCCCATGCAGCCTAAATACAGGACAAAATGCTCCAAATTGGAACCATCTGATTATCAATTCTCTAAAAGAAGGATCCTCTGGATCGCCACCATAGAAACCTCCTATGTCACTTGTCCACCAGGGTATTCCCGCCATTGCCATATTTAAGCCACATGCAACTTGATTTCTCAATGATTCAAAGGTGGATGCAATATCCCCCGACCACACAACCACTCCATAGCGTTGGGAACCAGCCCAAGCACAACGAATTAAGTTAATTATCTTTTCTATACCTTCCTTTTTCAATCCATCATAAAAAGTTTTTGCATACAATAGAGGATAAATATTTCCTATCTCTAAACATGGTCCCAAATAATATCTATAATTATCAAATTCATATTTATGGAATTCTGGCTCGGCTTCATCAAGCCAGTACATTTTAATACCTTTTGAAAAATAATTTTCTTTGACTTTTCCCCACATAAATTCACGTGCTTCGGGATTAGTCATATCAACAAAAAGAGTGTCATTGACAAACTGCATAGTTACTCGCGGTCCCCGGTCGGTACTCATAAGTAAGCCCTTTGAAAGCATCTCTTCATAATTTTCGCTTTCTTTCTCAACAGTCGGCCATATAGATACCATTACTTCAATACCCATTTTTCTGAGCTCTTCTACCATTTTCTCTGGATGAGGCCAGTAATCTTCATCAAACTTCCAGTCTCCCTGATGTGGCCAATGGAAAAAATCAATCACAATTACATCAAGAGGAAGATTACGCCTTTTATATTCATACGCTACATCCATTAATTCTTGAGTATTTCTATACCTCAGTTTACTTTGCCAAAATCCCATTGCATAGTCAGGCATCATTGGAGGTGTGCCTGTAACTTGCATATATTGTTCTAAAATTTCAGCAGGATTATTACCTGCTGTTATCCAATAATCCATAGTTTTAGTTACAAATGCTTCCCACTCAGTTATATTTTTGCCAAATACAACCCTTCCAATTGCCGGATTGTTCCACAAGAAGCCATATCCAATGTTTGAAACTAAAAAAGGAACACTTGACTGTGTGTTTCTATGTGCAAGTTCTAAAGCACATCCTTTTAAATTCAAGTATGGCTGTTGATATTGCCCCATTCCATAAATCTTTTCCTTAGGTTCTGACTCAAAACGAACGGTTAATCGGTAACTACCACCCGGGATTGGTTGAAACTCTCGACCTCTTTTACGCAAGCCTGCTGCAAATCTTGATGTATATTCTTTTAACATAATCCTATTTTCATTGTTATAAAACGTAATATCACCAGTCTGTTCTATTACTGCATATATGTTACCATTTCTTATTGCTGCTCTATTTCCGTCAATCTCTATTTCCACGTTACTATTGTTATTCTTAGCTTTGGGTAATAAAGCCCAGTCATTTTCTGGCATATTTCCTTCTTGGGTTGCACGAACTCGCAAGCCATTTTTGCCCCATGCTTCAATCCACAGAATTTCTCTGTCATATTTACTTATCAATTTATCTTCACAAGCAGTAAAAAGTCTTGGCATTATTTTCACCTCACTAGACTATTTGATAATTATTTGTAAAAACTATCTGGCAGCCATTCTTTTTCAGCTTCAAACATCTCATCTACCATCTGGCGTATTTCATCCAAATCCAAAACAGCACTTGTGAGAGGATCCATCATAATCGCATGATAAACTACTTCCCTGTCACCTGTCAAAGCTGCAATCACAGCAAGCTCTTGAACATTTATATTTGTTCTGTTTAAAGCTGCAAGCTGTGGTGGAAGATTTCCAACATAAGTTGGCTGAATACCATTTTTGTCAACTAAACATGGTACTTCTACGCAGCATCCTTCAGGTAAATTTGTTATCAAACCCTTGTTCTCAACATTACCATTTATCACACTTGGCGTATTTGTCTCTATTGAATGGATGATAGTTGCACAGTATTCGTTACTTCTTTTCGGGTCGATGTAATCTGCCTCTGCCATCTTCTTCAGGTCTTCAAGTAAAGTTTTCGCAGCATCTAAGCAACAGTGTAGATACATGCCATTGTAATGTTCTTTGTGCCATGAATGGGTTTTATGGATTCTATTTATCCAATCGTCGCTCTTTCGAAAATAGGGAACATATTCAGACATGTGAAAACTTGACTCTGAAACATAATACCCAAAATGCTTTAATATCTCGAATTTAGTAACATCCTGCGTATAGATTTCTGGATCATTTGCTTTTTCCCTTATAAGAGGATATGCATCTTTCCCATTCCACTCAAATTTTAAAAACCATGCCATGTGGTTTATACCTGCACATAAGTATGAAATCTCTTCCATCTTTGCACCAATAATCTTTGCTAAAAATTCTGCAGTTCCTTGAACACTATGACAAAGCCCTACATTTTTTATATTCGTAGCTTTATTTAACGCCCAGCAGTTCATTGCCATTGGATTTACATAGTTAAGAAGAAGAGCATCTGGACACAGCTCTCCCATGTCCTTTGCAATGTCAAGCAAAACTGGTATTGTTCTAAGAGCCCTGAAAACCCCACCTGGACCTATTGTATCACCAACTGCCTGTTTTACACCATATTTTAGAGGAATGTAAATGTCATATTCGTAAGGTTTTAAACCTCCAACTTGTATTGTGACAATCACATATTTTGCACCTTTTAGAGCTTCTTTTCTATCAGTTGTGGCTTCAAGTTTGGTTGGATACTTTTCCTGATCAATGAGTTTTTGCAAAGCTTTTTTCATAAATTCAAGCCTTATACTATCAATGTCCATAAGCGCTATTGTAGAGTCTCTTAACTCTGGGTACGACAAAATGTCTCTTACCAGGTTTCTTGTGAAAACTCCACTTCCTGCACCTATGATAGCTATTTTGAGCATACCCTCATCTCCTTCCATTAATGAATTTATTCTTTATTTTAACTTTTCGG
The DNA window shown above is from Caldicellulosiruptor owensensis OL and carries:
- a CDS encoding glycoside hydrolase family 31 protein, which codes for MPRLFTACEDKLISKYDREILWIEAWGKNGLRVRATQEGNMPENDWALLPKAKNNNSNVEIEIDGNRAAIRNGNIYAVIEQTGDITFYNNENRIMLKEYTSRFAAGLRKRGREFQPIPGGSYRLTVRFESEPKEKIYGMGQYQQPYLNLKGCALELAHRNTQSSVPFLVSNIGYGFLWNNPAIGRVVFGKNITEWEAFVTKTMDYWITAGNNPAEILEQYMQVTGTPPMMPDYAMGFWQSKLRYRNTQELMDVAYEYKRRNLPLDVIVIDFFHWPHQGDWKFDEDYWPHPEKMVEELRKMGIEVMVSIWPTVEKESENYEEMLSKGLLMSTDRGPRVTMQFVNDTLFVDMTNPEAREFMWGKVKENYFSKGIKMYWLDEAEPEFHKYEFDNYRYYLGPCLEIGNIYPLLYAKTFYDGLKKEGIEKIINLIRCAWAGSQRYGVVVWSGDIASTFESLRNQVACGLNMAMAGIPWWTSDIGGFYGGDPEDPSFRELIIRWFQFGAFCPVFRLHGDRKPYTPPTSNKGGGKMGTGGPNEVWSYGEEAYEIFKKYLYIREKLKPYIKRQMLLAHEKGTPIMRPLFYDFPFDTRSWEIEDEFMFGPDILVAPVLYEGMRERSVYLPEGVLWREWGTGKVYEGGKEIICQAPLNTIPIFIKNQVELW
- the melA gene encoding alpha-glucosidase/alpha-galactosidase, whose amino-acid sequence is MLKIAIIGAGSGVFTRNLVRDILSYPELRDSTIALMDIDSIRLEFMKKALQKLIDQEKYPTKLEATTDRKEALKGAKYVIVTIQVGGLKPYEYDIYIPLKYGVKQAVGDTIGPGGVFRALRTIPVLLDIAKDMGELCPDALLLNYVNPMAMNCWALNKATNIKNVGLCHSVQGTAEFLAKIIGAKMEEISYLCAGINHMAWFLKFEWNGKDAYPLIREKANDPEIYTQDVTKFEILKHFGYYVSESSFHMSEYVPYFRKSDDWINRIHKTHSWHKEHYNGMYLHCCLDAAKTLLEDLKKMAEADYIDPKRSNEYCATIIHSIETNTPSVINGNVENKGLITNLPEGCCVEVPCLVDKNGIQPTYVGNLPPQLAALNRTNINVQELAVIAALTGDREVVYHAIMMDPLTSAVLDLDEIRQMVDEMFEAEKEWLPDSFYK